Genomic window (Helianthus annuus cultivar XRQ/B chromosome 3, HanXRQr2.0-SUNRISE, whole genome shotgun sequence):
GTTGGACTGATAAGAGCATGTAAATCATTGACAAACTGCATAAATTACAAAAATCAGATTCAATATATGCATAGAATTTGATTATTTTGACAAAATGATACCTTAAAAAGACGGAAAACTTTCATAGCCAAgctagttgacttggtcaaaaaAAAATTACTATATGAACGGGTCAACTCAACACAACCCGTTCCAAACATGCCATTATGACCTTTGTCCGACCCATTTTACCTTGACAAGCAATCGGTTATGCCCATCTAGCTCACGAACAATAACACTCTTTGACTTACGAATCCGGTCCAACTCTAATGTGCGAACGCGCTTCGATCTTTTAGTCCACCAGTCGCAACACCCTGCACTCCATTAAAAAATTAATTATAGAAACATTTACAAATATCAATACAAGTATTAAGAAAACATATAACAAAGTTTTGAACTTGCCTAACTTAACATTATTGTTATCGATTAAATAGTTTGCCATAATCTGCAACCCGCGAATTTTCTTTCGGGCATTAACACCAAGAAGCTGCAACATGAGAGGTCCGGGCCGCGAAAAGAATGGTTTCGAGACAATCAGAATGACCATAATAAGCAGCATAATGCAAGCATGTTCTTCCATTTGGTGAATCAAACATCAAAATCTAACAAATTGCACATAATATTAATTTTTAATAGTAATtcaacataatcaagaaactatGCATGGGTAAAAGTGAAAAATGAAAGAACTTGACATACATTAGCATTAGCTTCAATGAGCTTTTTAACACAATCAATCTTCCCATGCATTGCAACCAGCATCAATGGAGTCTACCAAATTTGAGCCAATTGTCAAAGTAAATCCAATTAGTCAAACCATCAAAAGGGGGAAAGTAAAGACATTAACTTCAATCAAGACACAATCACACCTGTTTATGACGATTCAAAGAATCAGGATTCACAGATCGGTCTTCCAATAACATAGAAACAATCTGACAAAACCCACATGTAAAATGTCAGGAAATCCATCAAATTACACAAAAAGAAATCTTGAATCTTGAATTCAAGAATACTTGAATCTTGAAATACCCACATGAAAATGTCAAGAAATCCATCAAATTTCACAAAAAGCTTAATAATATACAAAAAACTTGAAATACCCACATAAAGAATGTCAAGAAACCCATCAAATTACCCATAAAGCTTAAAACTTCACAAAAATCTTGAATCTTGAATTAAAGAAATGTTGAATCTTGAAACACCCACATGAAAAATGTCAAGAAATCCCTCAAATTACCCAAATGTGCAAATCAAGcaaagaaatcaatcaagcaaaACTTTTAACAGATCATGAACACATCTTCACATTTTCATATCAAATCAAACAATAACAAGAAGTACCCAGATCAAGAAATCAACCATTTTGAATAATATCATAAATTAAAACCCAAAAAACCGAATCTTGAACAgacataaaacataaattttacAAAACCCATATCCTAAATGAAGAAAGAAATCAACTACTCAAATCAAAATACATCTTATGTTTACAAACTTTAATAGGGACTAAtaatcaaaacccacaaataatatcgTAAATCAATCAACATAACATACTGAGTGCGAAAACCTTAAAATTTGAATCTTGAGCAAACAAAACACACATCTTTCAAAACTCATATACTAAAAATCAACGAAACATATGAAAAGGGTTAGACTAACAAATTTACATAAAACAAAATGATCTCACCAAGAATTAACAATTAAAATTTATGAAAAATTAGGGTTAGACTAAGAGCCAACCTGTTCAGGCTTGAGGAACACGGAATCTCCTAACACATCAACAAATCCAGAATCATCCAAAACTATCGCCAGATCTAACCCTAGATCTCCGTTCGCACATCCTTCCACGCAGATCTGAACAAATTCAtcatataaaacgtgattttaaCACCTAAAATCGACCAAAAACAACAGATTCAACAACAGATAGAAAGTAAACTAAAGCTAGATTAAACGACTACCGGTATTTAAACCAGATCTGAACAGAAGACGATGAGGATTAACATAAGCAGCAGCCGATCTCGGAGAAGATGGTCAACCCCAGTGGATCTTCTGTCGGATTGAGAGAAAATGAACGATTCGACACAAATAACAAACATATCAGactcaaataacaaacaaaaaacTTTAGATGTGGTTTAAAACGGTACCTAGAGGTCAACCCCACTGGATCTTCTGTCGGATTGAGAGAAAATGAACGGATTCGGTGTtattgaaaccctagatctggaAATCGCCTGGGAGAGAGAAAGCATGGAGTTGGGGCGGATAATGAAAAGATGAGAAACCCTACCCATGTTTTTTTATCTAATGGATGAGATTGTATTAGGCAATAAACTGTTGTACACTATGCATTAACCAGATTTTAAGTACATGGGGGGCCAAATGACCAAAATTGCCCTTTGgatatctattatatatatatatatatatatatatatatatatatatatatataggggaaggttctatgcagaacactaaatattgcgagaacacgcagaacaaaatgaatcactcattttttcaatcctaaaaacctaataagtaaaatgaaaatgttataaatgcatgatttattgtttctcacactacaatttaaaacaaaatatgaaaaatcttcaatttttaaataacctacatacatgtaggttatgtgtaggctaaattatctacatgtatgtagactatgtgtagggaaaaatatatgaattttttatgtatatataatacacaaataaatgtaagaaacataaaatttaagaaatatgaaTCTTAAACCCAAAAATTTAGTGAtctagagttgttctttttgttctcgcaataattagtgttctgtaatgatccttatcctatatatatatatatatatatatatatatatatatatatatatatatataggggggttatcttgagaacaccAAATTTTGTGAGAACCACGAGAACAAATCTCATTCATAGATCATCATAAATTAATGGCTAAGATTAGTTGGGTTTAAATGAAAAGGAAAAAAGCtgaagtaaaataaaaaaaggtATTATTGTCCAAACACACAAAATCCATCTTCTCGAATCATTCACCAAACGCAGCAACGGATTCTCCTTCCCCATTTCTCGAAACCCTCAACCGTTGATATCTGCACCAGAGGCACCGACGAACACTCGATTTGAAGCTCAAAAATCTGCTGATTCATCCACTCGGTACACCTCTCATCTTCCCCCTTCTATCTGTTATGCAATCGCACCACTCGAAACCTACttatagagtccgattttgtgctTTTTGGTCAATATTTATGTGTTGTTACATATTGTAGTTTGAAAGTAGTTGGTCAATATTTATGTGTTGTTATATTCGTACTTGATTATCGTTTTTGGTTTGTAATTTCTGATAAATTCATGCATTCCAGCTGTTGTGTTTGCCTTGAGGACTTCAGTATATTAGGTTTTCGTGATTATAAGAGTGCATTTAGCTACTAATTAGTGGTTTTCGTGATTATGTTAAAATAGTATGAGAAATGAACTACAATGGCTGACTGTGGTCATGGTATGAAGTATGTTGTATGTTTGTTGATTGGTTAGGGTTTTGAAGTATGTTTTGTTAGTGATTTAGTGCATTTTGTAATGTTGCTGTATGCTTTGATTGTTGTATGTTTGTGTTCGTTGGGGTATTATATGGATGATGGAGTGATGCAGCTTAGATACTGGATTGTAGTTTTGAAAGTGTTGTATTTGCACTGGAAATATGTGAAAATTAGTTATCTGAAGTTATGGATTTGTGTATAATAAAGCGATGAACGAGGTGGTGGCTGTTTGGTAACTAGTGAACAGCTTATTGATTAGTTAGGGTTTGAAGCTTATTTTGCAACTGCTATATTGCATTGTAATACTGTTTAATTTTGGACTGGTTAATGCGTTGATTGTTGTATATTTGTATTCGGTGGGCTATTTAACTTTCTTGCTGAGTTTACTCATATGTTTACTGATGACTCGACTTGAATAGACTGCTTTTGGAAGTCTAATGGTATTGTTATCAGAAGATTCTACAGGCAAAAAAGGAAGAAtggcaagtaagcatcctaaaacattaatctcggaTTTATAAAGATATATTGTAGAATATGATGTATTAATACACTATATTTACAGGTCGGAAAAGTCCACGAATATTAAGGATTAAAGCAAAGAGTTTCTCAAATACAAAAACAAATCCAGACATAATTGATGACGATAGTTCTGAGACCAATGACGAAACAGGAAAGtaacaaaaaaatattttaaatcaAATAATTACTTGAATAACAGTTTTAAAAGCAAACAATAAATTTTGTCGACTTTTGGTTACAGATTCTGAAGTGTCATTGAATGTGGATCGAGTTAATACATTATCAGAAATGGATGCTGAACTAGAAAGACAATTAGGTAAGACAAATGCATTTTCATAgatcattaaaaaataaaataaacttgtGGTTAAATTCTTTGATTTCAACAGAAAGTTCAGTGAATCTGAAGATGGTTTTAAGAAGACAAAGGAATGAGATGATTAAAGAATTGCTTGCGGGTTTGTAATAAAACACATCATAAAGTTAGATGTTTAAACATGTGTAAATAGTCATAGTTAATATTGAATTTGTGTAATTAAGacacttacacatgtgtaaataagctgtttacacatgtgtaagtaagttgtttacacatgtgtaagtaagctgtttacacatgtgtaagtagGCTGTTTATACATGTTTTTAACTACTTTCTATTGTTTTAACAGAAAAAAGGGAAACACAGATGGTGAAAAAGGTTGCTGAAAAACAGACAAATAAACTCGAAGTTGCCACATGTGAAGGTTtgtaatataaaaaatatataataaaatttacacatgtgtaaataagatATTTACACGTGTAAGTAAtctgtttacacatgtgtaaacatgtgtaaataagttgtttacacatgtgtaaataagatatttacacatgtgtaagtaatCTATTTACACAAACATGTGATAGTGTAATctgtttacacatatgtaaataaGTGTAAAgatgtttacacatgtgtaagtaatctgtttacacatgtgtaaacatgtGTAAATATGTTGTTTACTGTAAATAAgttgtttacacatgtgtaaataagatgtttacacatgtgtaaataagatGTTTACACGTGTAAGTAAtctgtttacacatgtgtaaacatgtgtaaataagttgtttacacatgtgtaaacatgtGTAAGTAAtctgtttacacatgtgtaagtaatCTGTTTACACATGTATAAGAAAtctgtttacacatgtgtaaatcatcTTGATTAGCGTTGAATCAGAGTGATCAATAAGTTTACACGTATGTAAATCATCCTGGTTAGTAATGAATTTGAGTGATTAGTCAATCTACACATGTGTAAGTAATCTAAGTTGATGATTAGTGATTAAGATGTTTACACAAACTGCTACTAATGCATATTACTTAAGAAGGTGGTTTAAAATAGTTTTGTGTATAATTTGAAATAGGAGGCAAAAAGAGGAAAAGAAAAGAAGCGGTTACGAGAATCATGGTAGGCACGTTTTCCACACAATTTGCAATTCCTTTTTTTCTTCTTGCTCTACATCGCTATCTTCATCACTATCTTCATCGATatcttcatcattttcttcatTATTATCTTCGTCACCGTGACTTTGTTTacgtttttgttttttcttttttttttgtaggaCAGTTACGAGAATCATGGTAGGCACGTTTTCCACACAATTTGCAATTCCTTTTTTTCTTCTTGCTCTTAACCTTGGCTTTCTCTCCCGGGCCAATCAAACGACGAGATCTCCCACATCCTTTATTCCTAATACCTTGGGGAGCCACAAAAGAAACACTATCAGGTTGTGATTCTCCAACCAATTCTTCAAAGACACCACCTTTATTGTTAGAACTTGGATCAGTTGGGACCTCTTCAAAAATTTTGTTCTTAATAGCCTTGATTTGTTCCACAAACCAAGCAAGCTTTACTGAATCACCCCGTAATCGATCACCACACTGCTGAGCTAAATTCAGCGCCTCTGACCTAAGCTTAAAGCTTTCTGAGCTGTCAACACCATAACGGAATTCAAGGTTGAACACTTTCTTAGGCAATGCATCTTTTTTCCACCTTGGAGCTATATACTTGTCAGGAATTTTGTTTATGCCTCGAAATCGGTATGCAGAAAAAACATGACGACATAGATATCCAATGCGTGTAAATAACATACATGAGCATGTAACTGAGTTATCACTCATATTGATCTTAACCTGCAAATATAATAACTCTCTATTATGACACATTGATAATGGTATATATACCTAAACAAATGAagaataaagcagaaataaaaatatgaaacaaACAAAATTACCGTGTAATCACCAATAACGGTCCCTTTTTCAAAGTGAGAAACCGTATAATGTTCATAACCATCAACAACATCAGGTCTACCATTCATACATGATAATAAGGCTTTAGATATCTCCTTTTGGACTTCCTTAAAAATGCTTCTGGTGTATACAAGTGCTGCATGTGCTTCTATAGGTAACGGAGTGGATAAGGCGGCAGATGTTGATTCGGTTTTATGCTCAGAAATCCGTTGCCAGTAGCGTTGACCATCAATTGCTATctcaaaacataacataaactgAACCAAAGTATTCGATGCGCTAGAGTTTACCTTAGAAAGTGCGTTTGAACTTTCGCATCTAGACGTTGTTTTCATTAAACAACACATTGGTATGTCCCTAAAATAACCTGGGACCCACTGATCTCTAATAGAAAACATATCAGACAACCACTTGTGACGCTGCAAGTTGCAATCATTTATCAATAACTCCCATCGCTTCTCAAACGTGGCAGGAGTGATAAAAACATTCCAGACCAACTTATGTATACGTACCCTCAAGTTGGTATTCTGTAACACATCACCATCAATCTGTAGATacaatttttaaaaataaaataccatTATTACACACGTTTAATAAAAACACAGAAACTAGAAAAACAtaaatacacatgtgtaaaactgacaagattaattatttttaaattaaatgtACCTTATGAGGAAGTTTATCCATAATATGCCACATACATAGACGATGGACAGATTCATTGAAAACTTTAGCTATGGCTTGTTTCATTGTCGGGTCTTGGTCGGTTAACACTAGCCTCGGTTGTTTACCTGAGAATTTATAAAACAAAGTTACGCTATTCTTATGGTGTAAAACATAAACTTTGTGAAGCAaagttacacatgtgtaaaatagAAACACTTACCATGTGCTTCAAGAAATTGTTCCAACATCCATGTGAACGACTCAATAGTTTCATCATAAAGAAGAGTAGCCGCAATTGTTACGCAATTCTTATGGTGATCAACCCCCGTAAAAGGAACAAAAATCATATTATACCTACAACATAAtgataaataaaaaatcaaaaaatacacaactgaaaatagaaaaaaaaaaacaaacaaattctTACTGGTTAGTACTGTAGGTGGCATCAAAAGCTAACACTTCGCCAAAAACTCTGTAATTGCACTTCATAACCTCATCTACCCAAAATAAGGACCTAAGCTCTCCACGACGAATTATGTAATGGCAATAGTAATTTCCTAATTAACTTTACGTTTATCCATCATATTTACAACCATTTGAACATCTCCTTTACCAATGAAAGCTCTTAAATCCTTGCTGAAATTTTTATATTCTATCCTGGTACCACGGACGTTGTGTTGTCCCCCTTTCAAAACAGTTTGCATCTTAAAGGCAGTTGACGGGCCAACTTTAGCTAAACTTAGCCTATGAATGAAATCTTGGTCGCTAAATTCTAGTTGCCGCCTCTTGCGCGTCAAATCCATGTTCTCAATTGAAACTAACGGGTGATTATGAGACTCAACAAATCCAAATAACTGTAAACCAGGATAACCCTTGAAAACTTTAACCTTTATTTTAGCTTTACAGTCTGAAACCTTGTAATTAGTGCTACGAGGCAACTTGGAAGATGACTTCAAAAGCATTGAATCAACATTTTGGCAATTGGGCTTTCCCGATCTACTACAAACAATATACCTAAGTGTAACAGTACCATCTTTTGATTTCTTAGTTGTCGACAACCTAATATCAAACCCAGCTTTCTCAGCATGTGACTGTGACTGATACATGGAAATTGCATCTTCCTCTTTAGCAAATACCGTACCCAAAACAGGTCTATACGCTTCCAATACATTGGGTATCCAATATCTAGTGCCATTCGGTGAATGATAAAAAGTACTACAAACCGATTCCTGAAAATCTTGTATATGTGGCTCTACAAGAACATAAAATAGAATATATGGAACATCGGATTATGATATGATAAAGACTTGGCATCAATAACACAAAGAATAGCACAAACAGTTACACGTGTGTAAATATGAACAAGATGAAAAGAAAGCCATCAGcagttacacatgtgtaaatctgaaCAGGATGCTTTTACACATGTCTGCTTTCAAGATCTTAAACAACCACACAAGCCTCATTTGTTTGTATGTGATTACACATGTGTAAAGCAGAACAACAAGTCACAAAACTAATTTAAGTCGAAACAATACAACATAAATGATAAAACATCAAGGCACACACAATTCAGAAGAATAAACACTCATACTGATATTGCATTAAAATAAGAAACAACTACACAAATAAGTACAATACAAACAAATACATACACACTAAAATTACTTGTAAAACATGTTGAACCCTAGACTTTTATTTTTTTGGACAATTTCTAGCATCATGATAACCCCAAACACCACAAATTGTACAATAACGTTTATCGATCGTCTTATGAACATCTAGAGTAGTAGTACCTTCTTCATCAACAACATTGGTATTAATGGAATTATTTAGTGCATCATCAGAGCTATTGTTCAGTGCATCATCAGAGCCGGACACATTCGACATCATGTTGTTTTGCTCCTGAACAGTTGATTTACCAGATTGTAGATTCCTCATATTAACTACACCACCTACTTCAACCAACCCTTCAGAAAGTTCCTCATGATTAACAACATTTATGCAATTCGAATCACTATTGCTCTCAAAAGTTGTAAGACAAACCATAACTGTAATTCACCAAACAACAACAAATTAGGGCAAATTATGAGCAAACATGTAAAATCCATAGATTCAATTTGAGATTGTGAAACATATAAACAAAATCAACAGTCATTGAAAATCGAAATTCAATGAACttgtaacaaaaacaaaaaaatcaaCAAAGATTAGAATTGAATAAACAATAATCGAAAACCTGAGTTCATACCTGCAAATCACTGAGAAATCGATGATGAATATAGCTTCAGAACAGAACTGATTGAATATTAAAAAGCCCTAAAATCGTTGAATTAATCAAACGATTGAAGAAGTCATGGAGgatttcatcttcttgatttgaTTTGGTAAGTGGGTgatttcatcttcatcttcttgatTTGGTAAATGGGTGATTTCATCTTATGATTTCAGATCTGGGTTTTTTTAGATACGACTAGTACAATATTAGAGAATTGTATTTTTACTAAATTGCCCTTTTCATTAAAACACAAGGGATAAAGATGAGTGGCTGAGAtttgttctcatggttctcacaaaaATTGGGTGTTCTCATTTAAActcttccctatatatatatatatatatatatatatatatatatatatatatatatatatatataggggaaggttcaaatgaaaaccactagttattgtgaaaactcgaaaactaattaaaaaaagccaaaaaaacatacaaaatttttttttttaattttttttttgcaatcaaaatttcgcaggttctttaatataaaaaaaaatttcaaaaatttttttttttttt
Coding sequences:
- the LOC110931280 gene encoding protein FAR1-RELATED SEQUENCE 5-like; the encoded protein is MKCNYRVFGEVLAFDATYSTNQYNMIFVPFTGVDHHKNCVTIAATLLYDETIESFTWMLEQFLEAHGKQPRLVLTDQDPTMKQAIAKVFNESVHRLCMWHIMDKLPHKIDGDVLQNTNLRRHKWLSDMFSIRDQWVPGYFRDIPMCCLMKTTSRCESSNALSKVNSSASNTLVQFMLCFEIAIDGQRYWQRISEHKTESTSAALSTPLPIEAHAALVYTRSIFKEVQKEISKALLSCMNGRPDVVDGYEHYTVSHFEKGTVIGDYTVKINMSDNSVTCSCMLFTRIGYLCRHVFSAYRFRGINKIPDKYIAPRWKKDALPKKVFNLEFRYGVDSSESFKLRSEALNLAQQCGDRLRGDSVKLAWFVEQIKAIKNKIFEEVPTDPSSNNKGGVFEELVGESQPDSVSFVAPQGIRNKGCGRSRRLIGPGEKAKKKQKRKQSHGDEDNNEENDEDIDEDSDEDSDVEQEEKKELQIVWKTCLP